A region of Schistosoma mansoni strain Puerto Rico chromosome 1, complete genome DNA encodes the following proteins:
- a CDS encoding putative macroglobulin/complement, giving the protein MLTLIWFTLFVHVHCSTDVHITSSNENPFKTDVQQLNITNDSNNTETISSTLYPNVTYVILPTGFYLGQTNLITVRSREPRTQLRISMNVTELPHEINDPDQIYYLEPLNTTEYWYGIDIPYEIPFIFTHEDSMWVKLIFHFTHCLNKTDVIPTDNECTTYKTTEVIHSIQLKQPPMIILGETDKPIYRPGENVRFRFLTLNVNSLLPRSTSIPLPKKKLIIHKGSKGQLIEMNKLELMKWNNIIYDSIVIIDPMDNHVKQWFNISPNQAINLTYPILHNAKEGQWKLRATVRHHYIETIEFTVKQYTLPKFTVSLETPRVFNMESEYVQYSACAKYTNGPPLKGHIQSILCACTDYIWDNHFHQLDDEQIVQSLLTNPKCPSDGYETKTRPCIIINQPLAPNGCTNFNISTTEFALFSSKYSKWNQISILCTQVIEDDTGSKLFNCIKGDPIKMNQLSLHIELPHVYKSKLPITGKVKLLNYDKNTNYSVKISVSDQKWGCYWQNGNTDNQHYLNVISMNSNGEGLIYLPPISSQHSISVEAELLQSSVSSTRSSLNSSTSSNETTSNTTNQNSPRKLTNEKPSSLYYWPHRPWINDHRIIDNVVLRSWDSISQIYLQLWPPHDKVITTCPNLVKLTLLSNTRLSDKAIFIESVIRGKHQKIVIPADSIDNDNDYCIDRDDELGHYKCLNWNSTEIECLPGWNGENCLIPVCSLECSKKGGFCSKPNQCQCKTGWTGITCDQCVKRENCLHGKCLLGNDCICEPGWAGYLCDSKKVIYEKIEDDSETNSTDSVTEEINNEDSEKHSTMNSPSQINTKPIRTLYQRISDISLDNFQGDKNLVNLKYFTDKLIEFTGESGYRPLVASSTQEAFLAAGFQLGSTYPEPTFVHRVYPCPYLAYSNALPVVMDDAVGDGEYKSNSEHRQTISLRKGLHDTIKPRLRDFFPEVWLFDVMPITNLQNNDADDYNENDIENTGFNETNKLKDIELNLTVPDTITSWRASAYCTTKENGLWIGEPQILTVTMPFYTEITLPKEMKRGEILHIPISVFVLDRKYLNPTDDNFNKTECYETSVRIQVNNSEWLITTSNEFTNCLCSGQKITYLVGLLPQQLGQLNVTVEAFAIRNSEFCGLIQTNDNGNSLTFESNKTEMKTNQSKLLSDKMIRQINVIPEGIQQETTLSDIVCLNEQQTTSTRHFQFTLPDHIIKDSFHSYISYSDEVLGPALVNLDSLIRLPTGCGEQNMVLVAPNVYILDYLKSTPNIGINDNKEKYIESAKSHIISGYYQQMKYRRDDGSFSAFGKSDKEGSTWLTAFVLRVFAKAYRLQPNLSIDWNNLFNGAINYLIMHQNNESGCFEEYGKVLYSPLQGISGTDETQWRSILLTSYVSSALLEIQSTFDKENDENKVDYLHIKNYTTEIKNSFDAVFRCLNTKLVSLDFFKEIPTSVLVQLSYTYTIIKPNNELTVKLQNETINRKQVTNDQFGTKIFWSSNYCENNMTTQKNKNEPRDLESTAYAFLMLNQMNQSVSDLFPIIRWISSQQKSNGGFYSTQDTVLSLEAIAEFAKRLGLSKTLDSNVSSNVLFISNKMSFVNYTLDDLITSEKRQVINQIELPRYPLDDNQKIIDSTWELKSNESQTDCILVQNTFIYNMPEREDIDKKIKLSFDLVQQNKLSDVNCKLATLSMCLQLNNMKNVSTISTGMLLIRVTMVTGWEPILEELHSQLGSEDESLRKFTMNDQNEISLYFDEFSENETRKVGGDWTKLKRCVSLPLKQIHYVENAKTATITGFEYYTPDESVTVTYQLDECRQGWNISIDHTTTDDFTESIMTTDTSIQNITTTPQMKTLCPICINQGNHTALLPEDIFTSICNYTNGIYLIKVLEYNNNTMNVTIIQILQSRYITSWNTTILFPNLLECSCNIIQTQQNLVLFFDQYTNIYQGDAQINLNTIDTNVTLISTNDVLPNLKLANEKWLTMSNSTTDDDFNYYDLFNYNCKRLPLIVNYIQEKFLN; this is encoded by the exons ATGTTAACATTAATTTGGTTTACATTGTTTGTACATGTACATTGTAGTACTGATGTTCATATAACTAGTTCGAATGAGAATCCATTTAAAACTGATGTACAACAATTGAATATAACAAATGATTCCAATAATACAGAGACAATTTCATCTACATTATATCCTAATGTGACCTATGTGATTCTACCGACAGGATTTTACTTAGGTCAAACTAATTTAATCACCGTAAGAAGTCGTGAACCAAGAACACAATTACGAATTTCAATGAATGTCACTGAATTACCTCATGAAATTAACGATCCAgatcaaatttattatttagaaCCATTGAATACAACAGAATATTGGTATGGTATAGATATCCCTTATGAAATACCATTCATTTTTACACATGAAGATTCTATGTGGgttaaattaatatttcatttcactCATTGTTTAAATAAGACCGATGTTATCCCTACTGATAATGAATGTACTACTTATAAAACTACTGAAGTTATTCATTCAATTCAATTAAAACAACCACCAATGATAATACTTGGTGAAACGGATAAACCAATCTATAGACCTGGTGAAAATGTACGTTTTCGTTTTTTAACCTTAaatgtaaatagtttattaCCAAGATCAACTAGTATCCCATTACCAAAGAAGAAACTAATCAttcataaaggttctaaaggtcaattaattgaaatgaataaGCTAGAATTAATGAAATGGAATAATATCATTTATGATAGTATTGTTATTATAGATCCTATGGATAATCATGTTAAACAATGGTTCAATATATCCCCAAATCAAGCAATTAATTTAACTTATCCTATATTACATAATGCTAAAGAAGGTCAATGGAAATTACGTGCTACTGTTAGACATCATTATATAGAAACTATTGAATTTACAGTGAAACAATATACATTACCAAAATTTACTGTTTCCTTAGAAACACCTAGGGTGTTCAATATGGAATCAGAGTATGTTCAATATTCAGCCTGTGCTAAATATACAAATGGACCACCATTAAAAGGTCATATACAATCAATATTATGTGCATGTACTGATTATATATGGGATAATCATTTTCATCAATTAGATGATGAACAAATTGTTCAATCATTATTAACTAATCCTAAATGTCCATCTGATGGTTATGAAACAAAAACTAGACCATGTATTATAATTAATCAACCATTAGCACCTaatggttgtacaaacttcaaTATATCAACTACTGAATTCGCTTTATTCAGTAGTAAATATTCAAAATGGAATCAAATAAGTATTTTATGTACCCAAGTAATAGAAGATGATACTGGTTCCaaattatttaattgtattAAAGGTGATCCAATTAAAATGAATCAACTAAGTTTACATATAGAATTACCACATGTTTATAAATCGAAATTACCAATTACTGGTAAAGTAAAATTACTCAACTATGACAAGAATACTAATTATAGTGTGAAAATTTCTGTATCCGATCAAAAATGGGGTTGTTATTGGCAAAATGGTAATACAGATAATCAACATTACTTAAATGTGATatcaatgaattccaatggtgaAGGTTTGATTTATTTACCACCGATTTCATCACAACATTCAATATCTGTTGAAGCTGAATTATTGCAGTCGTCTGTTAGTTCAACTCGTTCATCATtgaattcatcaacatcatcgaaTGAAACCACTTCAAATACTACAAATCAAAATAGTCCTAGAAAGTTAACTAATGAAAAACCTTCCAGTCTATATTATTGGCCACATAGACCATGGATAAATGATCATAGAATTATTGATAATGTAGTATTAAGATCATGGGATTCAATAAGtcaaatttatttacaattatgGCCACCTCATGATAAAGTTATTACAACATGCCCAAATCTAGTCAAGTTAACATTGTTATCTAATACACGTTTATCAGATAAAGCTATTTTTATAGAATCAGTAATAAGAGGTAAACATCAGAAAATTGTAATACCAGCGGATAGTATAGACAATGATAATGACTATTGTATTGATCGAGATGATGAATTAGGTCATTATAAATGTTTAAATTGGAATTCAACAGAGATTGAATGTTTACCTGGTTGGAATGGTGAGAATTGTTTAATTCCTGTTTGTTCTTTAGAATGTAGTAAAAAAGGTGGATTTTGTTCAAAACCTAATCAATGTCAATGTAAAACAGGTTGGACAGGAATAACATGTGATCAATGTGTTAAACGTGAAAATTGTTTACATGGTAAATGTTTACTTGGTAATGATTGTATATGTGAACCTGGATGGGCTGGATATTTATGTGATAGTAAAAAAGTGATTTATGAAAAAATTGAAGATGATTCTGAAACAAATAGTACAGATAGTGTGACCGAAGAAATCAATAATGAAGATTCAGAGAAACATTCCACAATGAACTCGCCATCTCAGATAAATACTAAACCAATTCGTACACTTTATCAACG AATCTCTGATATATCTTTAGATAATTTTCAAGGTGATAAAAAtttagtgaatttaaaatattttactgataaattaattgaatttacCGGGGAAAGTGGATATCGACCATTAGTTGCTAGTTCAACACAAGAAGCATTTTTAGCTGCTGGTTTTCAACTTGGTTCAACTTATCCAGAACCAACTTTTGTTCATCGTGTCTATCCATGTCCTTATTTAGCATATTCAAATGCATTACCTGTTGTAATGGATGATGCTGTTGGTGATGGTGAATATAAATCAAATTCAGAACATCGTCAAACAATCTCATTACGTAAAGGTCTACATGATACAATTAAACCACGATTAAGAGACTTCTTCCCCGAAGTATGGTTATTCGACGTTATGCCTATTACTAATTTACAGAATAACGATGCTGATgattataatgaaaatgatattgAAAATACCGGATTCAATGAAACCAATAAATTAAAGGATATTGAACTTAATCTCACTGTACCAGACACTATAACAAGTTGGAGAGCATCAGCTTATTGTACAACAAAAGAGAATGGTCTATGGATTGGTGAACCACAAATTTTAACTGTGACTATGCCATTTTATACAGAGATAACTTTACCAAAAGAAATGAAACGTGGTGAGATTCTACACATCCCCATAAGTGTATTTGTTTTAgatagaaaatatttaaatccCACCGATGACAATTTCAATAAAACAGAATGTTATGAAACTTCTGTTAGAATACAAGTAAATAATAGTGAATGGTTAATAACTACATCAAATGAATTTACTAATTGTCTGTGTTCTGGTCAAAAGATCACTTATCTAGTTGGTTTATTACCACAACAATTAGGTCAATTAAATGTTACTGTTGAAGCATTTGCTATTAGAAATAGTGAATTTTGTGGACTCattcaaacaaatgataatGGTAATAGTTTGACATTTGAATCAAATAAAACAGAAATGAAAACTAATCAATCGAAATTATTATCCGATAAAATGATTCGTCAAATCAATGTAATACCTGAAGGTATTCAACAAGAAACAACTCTTagtgatattgtttgtttaaatgaacaACAAACTACATCAACGCGTCATTTTCAATTTACTTTACCTGATCATATTATAAAAGATTCATTTCATAGTTATATATCATATAGTGATGAAGTGTTAGGACCAGCATTAGTTAATTTAGATAGCCTTATACGTTTACCAACTGGTTGTGGTGAACAAAATATGGTATTAGTAGCACCAAATGTCTATATATTAGATTATTTAAAATCTACACCAAATATTGGAATAAATGACAATAAAGAGAAATATATAGAATCAGCTAAATCTCACATTATATCCGGTTATTATCAACAAATGAAATATCGTCGAGATGATGGATCATTTTCTGCATTCGGTAAATCTGATAAAGAAGGAAGTACATGGTTAACAGCATTTGTACTACGTGTATTTGCTAAAGCTTACAGACTACAACCGAATTTAAGCATTGAttggaataatttatttaacGGTGCTATAAATTACTTAATAATgcatcaaaataatgaaagtggATGTTTTGAAGAATATGGTAAAGTATTATATTCTCCATTACAAGGAATCAGTGGAACAGATGAAACACAATGGAGAAGTATCTTACTAACAAGTTATGTTAGTTCAGCATTATTGGAAATACAGTCAACATTTGACAAAGAAAACGATGAGAATAAAGTTGATTATTTGCATATCAAAaactatactactgaaataaaaaattcattCGATGCTGTATTCAGATGTTTAAACACTAAATTAGTGAgtcttgatttttttaaagaGATACCGACATCAGTACTTGTTCAATTAAGTTATACCTATACGATCATTAAACCAAATAATGAATTAACTGTAAAACTTCAAAATGAAACAATCAATAGAAAACAAGTTACTAATGATCAGTTTGGTACAAAGATATTTTGGTCCAGTAATTACTGTGAAAACAACATGACAACtcagaaaaataaaaatgaaccaCGTGATTTAGAATCAACAGCTTATGCATTTTTAATGTTAAATCAAATGAATCAATCAGTGAGTGATCTATTCCCAATTATTCGATGGATTAGTTCACAACAAAAATCAAATGGTGGTTTCTATTCTACACAAGATACAGTACTTAGTCTTGAAGCAATTGCTGAATTTGCTAAAAGATTAGGTCTATCAAAAACTCTAGATTCAAATGTATCATCGAATGtactttttatttcaaacaaaatgAGTTTCGTAAACTATACACTGGACGATTTAATAACTTCAGAAAAAAGACAAGTTATCAATCAAatcgaattgcctcgatatcctCTAGACGATAATCAAAAGATAATAGATTCCACTTGGGAATTAAAAAGTAATGAATCACAAACAGATTGTATATTAGTACAAAATACGTTTATATATAATATGCCTGAGAGGGAAGATATTGACAAAAAGATTAAATTATCTTTTGATTTGGTTCAACAAAATAAACTATCAGATGTCAATTGTAAACTAGCTACATTGTCAATGTGTTTACAattgaataatatgaaaaatGTCAGTACAATCAGTACTGGAATGTTGTTGATACGTGTTACTATGGTTACCGGTTGGGAACCAATATTAGAAGAATTACATTCACAATTAGGCTCTGAAGATGAATCTTTAAGAAAATTTACTATGaatgatcaaaatgaaatttcattatattttgatgaattcTCTGAAAACGAAACCAGAAAAGTAGGCGGTGATTGGACAAAATTAAAACGATGCGTCAGTCTACCTTTAAAACAAATACATTATGTAGAAAATGCTAAAACAGCAACAATAACAGGATTTGAATATTATACTCCAGATGAAAGTGTTACAGTTACTTATCAATTAGATGAATGTAGACAAGGATGGAATATATCTATAGATCATACTACAACTGATGATTTTACAGAATCTATAATGACTACTGATACTTCTATACAAAATATAACAACAACACCACAAATGAAAACACTCTGTCCAATATGTATCAATCAAGGGAATCATACAGCATTACTTCCTGAAGATATATTTACATCAATATGTAATTATACAAATGGTATATATCTTATCAAAGTTttagaatataataataatactatgaatgtgacaataattcaaatattaCAATCGAGATATATCACCAGTTGGAATACAACCATCTTATTCCCTAATCTTCTAGAATGTTCTTGTAACATCATTCAAACACAACAAAATTTAGTCTTATTTTTTGATCAATATACTAATATTTATCAAGGGGATGCTCAAATCAATTTAAATACCATAGATACAAATGTTACATTGATATCTACTAATGATGTATTACCTAATTTAAAATTGGCAAATGAAAAATGGTTAACTATGTCAAATTCAACTACTGATgatgattttaattattatgatttatttaattataattgTAAACGATTACCATTGATAGTTAATTATATTCAGGAGAAATTTCTAAATTGA